In Ignavibacteria bacterium, a single genomic region encodes these proteins:
- the pip gene encoding prolyl aminopeptidase: MRTLKMFPALNPFDEDYLQVSNIHRIRYALYGNPKGNPVFFIHGGPGSGCDDNDARWFNPKKYFIITHDQRGCGKSTPLGELKENYTQALIDDIEKLRNHLNILKPISIFAGSWGSTLALLYAEKFPKNIKQMILRGIFTCTYEEQDYFYRADGAARFSPVKWNNLIRSLPKGKGTLQQRINHLFESSDKKGRKKWCRLLADYEYSFFNVSEEDFEEAMSNFDKVYIEMCLNIYYQANRFFLKDKEILRNIGRISGIPLTIIHGMNDLVCLPVNAWKLHKLVPHSEFHLIPEAGHMSSHPNMQLALLNALRNWK; the protein is encoded by the coding sequence ATGCGTACATTAAAAATGTTTCCTGCTCTAAACCCGTTTGACGAAGATTATCTTCAGGTCAGCAATATTCATAGAATAAGATATGCGCTCTATGGTAATCCAAAAGGAAATCCTGTATTTTTCATCCATGGCGGTCCCGGTAGCGGCTGTGATGATAATGATGCACGCTGGTTCAACCCGAAAAAGTACTTTATAATTACTCACGACCAGCGTGGTTGCGGAAAAAGCACACCCCTCGGAGAATTAAAAGAGAATTACACTCAGGCTCTAATTGATGATATAGAAAAGCTTCGTAACCATCTGAACATTTTAAAACCCATTTCTATTTTTGCAGGTTCGTGGGGTTCAACTCTTGCTTTATTGTATGCAGAAAAATTTCCAAAAAATATTAAGCAAATGATACTCCGCGGCATTTTTACTTGTACTTACGAAGAACAGGATTATTTCTACAGAGCCGATGGTGCTGCAAGATTTTCTCCCGTAAAGTGGAATAATCTTATTAGATCATTACCAAAGGGTAAAGGTACTTTACAGCAAAGAATTAACCATCTTTTCGAATCATCAGATAAAAAGGGGAGAAAGAAGTGGTGTCGTCTTCTCGCAGATTATGAATACAGTTTCTTCAACGTTTCTGAAGAAGATTTCGAAGAAGCGATGTCCAACTTTGATAAAGTTTATATCGAAATGTGTCTTAACATTTATTATCAGGCAAACAGATTTTTCCTCAAAGACAAAGAGATTCTTAGAAATATAGGTAGAATCAGCGGAATACCTTTAACTATTATACACGGTATGAATGACCTCGTCTGCCTTCCCGTTAATGCTTGGAAACTGCATAAGCTTGTTCCGCATTCTGAATTCCATCTCATTCCCGAAGCTGGACACATGTCATCACATCCGAATATGCAGCTGGCTCTGCTGAATGCCCTCCGTAACTGGAAATAA
- a CDS encoding alpha/beta fold hydrolase, producing the protein MIKVRIIKTACLLLLVFTAFAGPIMGQDLGTKYKQDRYKIPVLPDINKLFGNPNYAPMSVIKQDFILTLRDNALMDASKFYPSQPNPYLPEGYPVVIMVHGYGDRKEVLEGLASAQSQYGYVVYTYSVRGQGNSTGLSNLISRTEAQDLIEFVDYVKKDKQTTGSDTSKVLIMGGSQGGMLPYMAASMGMHVRAIISALASPDFASSWIENGSIKMTLLWTIEYTPDIARYNPQVDRMSEWIYSKQKDKWDSLSRWLPLNRDFSDIIANNRIPIVLENSWQDMFFNAIGNINGIPIMTAPSRYYFGAVMGHGGDTSWEEDQWHMNFFNEWFFYWLFGYQNNILTRPKFHYAYTTFPVNGNMWSYKHDSSSVWPPQNIANYRLYFNANKKLKTTVNNNQNATNPLKNTIKNSYTMKQIVNDEFEGTRFKNNFVKDSTIYESPVLKNGMKMIGTPTLRLDYISNKVVAQFNFQIFEVSSSGVAKYITSINFTDRNNTVNVRKQVTIPGNSHAHIFQPGSKIRIVMTNLDQRWNYQFLGTNPYVLPVMTNFTNKIYLSANSYVDFPVIGSGSMNPFAQINEDEDKVAEVFTLRQNFPNPFNPVTSISFVLPENFSGNVSINVFDLSGRLIKSLLNSNMNGGDHSITFDGSQLSSGVYFYTLNAGSFSDVKRMMLIK; encoded by the coding sequence ATGATAAAAGTTAGAATCATTAAAACAGCGTGTCTGTTATTGCTGGTTTTTACAGCATTTGCAGGCCCGATTATGGGCCAGGATCTTGGGACTAAATACAAACAGGATAGGTATAAAATCCCTGTTCTGCCGGACATTAATAAATTGTTTGGCAATCCTAATTACGCTCCTATGAGTGTTATTAAACAGGATTTTATCCTGACTCTAAGGGATAATGCATTAATGGACGCATCTAAGTTTTATCCTTCTCAGCCTAATCCTTATTTGCCTGAAGGTTACCCTGTCGTTATTATGGTCCATGGTTATGGTGATAGAAAAGAAGTTCTTGAAGGATTGGCATCTGCTCAGTCTCAGTATGGATATGTCGTTTACACTTACAGCGTTAGAGGGCAGGGGAATTCAACAGGTCTGTCTAATCTCATCAGCAGAACCGAAGCTCAGGATTTAATAGAGTTTGTTGATTATGTCAAAAAAGACAAACAAACTACTGGTTCTGATACGAGTAAAGTTCTTATTATGGGTGGTTCTCAAGGCGGTATGCTTCCTTATATGGCTGCATCAATGGGTATGCATGTTAGAGCAATTATCTCAGCTCTTGCTTCACCCGATTTTGCGTCAAGCTGGATTGAAAATGGTTCTATAAAGATGACATTGCTTTGGACTATTGAATACACACCGGATATTGCAAGGTATAATCCGCAGGTTGACAGAATGTCTGAATGGATTTATTCCAAGCAAAAAGATAAATGGGATAGTCTTTCACGATGGTTACCTTTAAATAGGGATTTTTCCGATATCATTGCAAATAATCGAATACCAATAGTTCTGGAGAATTCATGGCAGGATATGTTTTTTAATGCTATTGGAAACATAAATGGAATCCCGATAATGACAGCTCCATCACGTTACTATTTCGGTGCAGTTATGGGTCATGGCGGTGATACATCGTGGGAAGAAGACCAGTGGCACATGAATTTCTTTAATGAATGGTTTTTCTACTGGCTGTTCGGTTATCAAAATAACATTCTGACTCGTCCTAAATTTCATTATGCTTATACCACCTTCCCGGTAAACGGAAACATGTGGTCTTATAAGCATGACAGCTCAAGCGTCTGGCCCCCGCAGAATATTGCTAATTACCGCTTGTATTTCAATGCCAACAAGAAATTGAAAACAACCGTTAACAATAATCAGAATGCAACAAATCCTTTGAAAAACACTATCAAGAATTCGTACACTATGAAGCAGATAGTTAACGATGAATTCGAAGGTACAAGATTTAAAAATAACTTTGTGAAAGATTCAACAATTTATGAATCACCGGTGCTTAAGAATGGTATGAAAATGATAGGTACTCCGACATTGAGACTCGATTATATCTCAAATAAAGTAGTCGCACAGTTTAATTTCCAGATATTTGAAGTTAGTAGCTCGGGTGTGGCAAAGTATATTACCAGCATTAATTTTACTGACAGAAATAATACTGTAAACGTTCGTAAACAAGTTACAATCCCGGGAAATTCGCATGCACATATTTTCCAGCCGGGTAGTAAAATAAGAATCGTTATGACTAACCTCGACCAACGTTGGAATTATCAATTCCTTGGTACGAATCCTTATGTTCTGCCTGTTATGACAAATTTCACTAACAAGATTTATCTAAGTGCAAATTCTTACGTTGATTTTCCAGTAATAGGAAGTGGTTCAATGAATCCGTTTGCACAAATTAATGAAGATGAAGATAAAGTCGCAGAAGTGTTTACTCTCAGGCAAAACTTCCCGAATCCGTTCAACCCGGTAACGAGCATTAGCTTTGTTTTACCGGAAAACTTTTCGGGTAACGTTTCCATTAATGTTTTTGACCTGTCAGGAAGACTCATAAAATCATTATTGAACAGCAATATGAACGGCGGTGATCATTCTATTACTTTCGATGGCTCACAGCTTTCAAGCGGTGTTTATTTCTATACTCTTAATGCTGGGTCATTCTCCGACGTGAAACGTATGATGCTTATTAAATAA
- the wecB gene encoding UDP-N-acetylglucosamine 2-epimerase (non-hydrolyzing) has product MTNKKNILFILGTRPEIIKLFVLYRELKNSCEFNPILFNSAQQTISEDILSYLDLKFDMSAEEIPNRSADLELFVAHLMQDLNRQFVKGESGLSINDVHGVVVQGDTASAYAGAVWSFLNQIPVFHVEAGLRTFDHLNPFPEEFFRESIGRVSALNFCPTKISYGNLIREGISEDKCFIVGNTINDAIVTLLNEKKIIEYPEKDYILSTLHRRENWDKVKDYSSIINKLLKKDKTRRKIVHLLHPNPAIRKSFSEGLVDGTHELFEIKDPVNDYFAMLGMVRNAHTVISDSGGLQEETLFFNIPCGIMRRVTERPEVLDKNAKLLNFDYDEVANFIDYAEYFKSNVNNEYDYTFGNGDTSKKIFELLKKYYYK; this is encoded by the coding sequence ATGACAAATAAAAAGAATATACTATTTATTCTCGGAACAAGACCCGAAATTATTAAACTATTCGTTCTGTACAGAGAACTGAAAAATTCATGTGAATTTAATCCAATACTTTTTAACTCTGCACAGCAGACTATTTCTGAGGATATTCTTTCGTATTTAGATTTGAAGTTCGATATGTCAGCGGAAGAAATACCAAACCGAAGTGCTGACCTGGAACTGTTTGTTGCACATCTTATGCAGGACCTTAACAGACAGTTTGTTAAAGGAGAATCAGGTCTAAGCATAAATGACGTACACGGCGTTGTCGTTCAGGGCGATACTGCGTCTGCTTATGCAGGTGCTGTTTGGAGTTTCTTGAATCAGATTCCTGTATTTCACGTGGAAGCTGGGCTTAGAACTTTCGATCATCTGAATCCATTCCCCGAAGAGTTCTTCAGAGAATCAATAGGTAGAGTCTCTGCCCTTAATTTCTGTCCTACTAAAATAAGCTATGGAAATCTGATTAGAGAAGGTATTAGTGAAGATAAATGCTTTATAGTTGGTAATACTATAAATGACGCAATCGTAACTCTTTTAAATGAGAAAAAAATTATTGAATATCCTGAAAAGGATTATATTCTAAGTACTTTGCACAGACGAGAAAACTGGGATAAAGTAAAAGATTATTCTTCGATTATTAATAAACTTTTGAAAAAAGATAAAACCCGGAGAAAAATTGTTCATCTTCTGCATCCAAATCCTGCAATTAGAAAAAGCTTTTCTGAAGGTCTCGTTGATGGTACTCATGAGCTGTTCGAGATTAAAGATCCGGTAAACGATTATTTTGCAATGCTTGGTATGGTTAGAAATGCGCATACTGTTATATCAGATTCAGGTGGCTTGCAGGAAGAAACACTTTTCTTCAACATTCCTTGTGGTATTATGAGAAGAGTCACAGAACGTCCTGAGGTTCTTGATAAAAATGCAAAACTGCTGAATTTCGATTATGATGAGGTGGCTAACTTTATCGACTATGCAGAATATTTCAAAAGCAACGTGAATAATGAATATGATTACACTTTCGGGAATGGTGATACAAGTAAAAAGATCTTTGAATTACTTAAAAAGTATTATTATAAATAA
- a CDS encoding glycosyltransferase family 2 protein: MTSSEQNIFKNLGDHLNDDSKNKQSIDDKIKEIEERIRGLYENKSSQNSNISRKQIENDLYLKQKLDSFRENLQDSSPEMKSTIKDPVLNVDGTHSLFSQAAGKYSDYSEKEEDLSGTISDIQDRISKLNMLTDSQSLSNKSEEVTADKLSDKERALFTKMFNAFYEESKKIDKKSNEDLLKDKLEHFDEKISSMKEGLSSLSSDEQELKHDSNVKLDETTKVEEKVVLKSDRTQKKVESKQVAPHGPITIRPKQKKEGLFNDINLTEDYELGFRFHELGFKTGFFNVKLDEDDDASRIATAEFFPNTFWSAVKQRSRWVAGIVFQNWKSHKWSGNLVTKYFLFRDRKSVFSFFSAFLSNVVLLYLLFAVLSKIFQWTHVNSLVGHSSVLWLLMISNLIFMISRLSHRFIFTYNWYGFSYAFFSLFRLPVDTIVNFFAIARSFSVYKNTKSKAKVVWDSTTHY, encoded by the coding sequence ATGACTTCCAGTGAACAGAATATATTTAAGAATCTCGGCGATCACCTGAACGACGATAGTAAAAATAAACAGTCTATTGATGATAAAATTAAAGAAATTGAAGAAAGAATTCGTGGACTGTACGAAAATAAATCGTCGCAGAATAGCAATATAAGCCGTAAACAGATAGAAAACGATCTGTACCTTAAACAGAAACTTGATTCTTTCAGGGAGAACCTTCAAGATTCATCACCCGAGATGAAATCAACTATCAAAGACCCGGTTCTTAATGTTGATGGTACACACAGCCTATTTTCTCAGGCAGCTGGTAAATATTCTGATTATTCAGAGAAGGAAGAAGATCTGTCCGGAACTATCAGTGATATACAGGATAGAATTTCAAAACTCAATATGTTAACAGATAGTCAATCATTAAGTAACAAATCTGAAGAAGTCACAGCTGATAAATTATCCGATAAAGAACGAGCATTATTCACAAAAATGTTTAATGCTTTTTATGAAGAATCAAAAAAGATAGATAAAAAGTCAAACGAAGATTTACTGAAAGACAAACTTGAACACTTTGACGAGAAAATTAGTAGTATGAAAGAGGGATTATCATCTCTTTCTTCTGATGAACAGGAGTTAAAACATGATTCAAATGTTAAATTAGACGAAACAACAAAGGTTGAAGAGAAAGTTGTTTTAAAATCAGATCGCACTCAAAAGAAAGTCGAATCTAAGCAAGTCGCACCTCACGGTCCGATAACAATAAGACCGAAACAAAAGAAAGAAGGTCTCTTTAACGATATAAACCTGACTGAAGACTATGAACTCGGTTTTAGATTCCACGAGCTTGGTTTTAAAACAGGCTTCTTTAATGTAAAACTTGATGAAGATGATGATGCTTCCCGTATTGCAACAGCAGAATTTTTCCCAAATACTTTCTGGTCTGCCGTAAAACAGCGCTCCAGATGGGTTGCAGGGATAGTATTTCAAAATTGGAAATCTCATAAATGGTCAGGTAATTTAGTAACAAAATACTTTCTGTTCAGAGATAGAAAATCCGTCTTCAGCTTCTTCAGCGCATTTCTTTCAAATGTGGTGCTTCTGTACCTCTTGTTTGCGGTGCTTAGTAAGATATTTCAGTGGACGCACGTTAACTCACTTGTTGGTCACAGTTCAGTCCTCTGGCTGCTTATGATTTCAAACCTGATATTTATGATTTCCAGGTTATCACATAGATTTATTTTTACATACAACTGGTATGGCTTCAGTTATGCTTTCTTCAGTTTATTCAGATTACCAGTAGATACAATCGTTAATTTCTTTGCAATTGCCCGATCCTTCAGCGTTTACAAAAACACAAAATCGAAAGCAAAAGTCGTCTGGGATTCAACGACGCACTATTAA
- a CDS encoding T9SS type A sorting domain-containing protein — MKKRFSLCLSVFLLMSFLSVAGFSDDRGITEVHYTSLGNGTNNVSFLNPYTNTTQNTWAGVILGKIDDGDISGFYCIDIRNYIGGTTEIYNDSSYSKVSINYILLNYMPYKQHPYSGAHSDVNIEAAAVQCAIWHFSDNVDANTINNSSVKTRTLQIIADAAAHPDFGTPIKNIQIVPVNVIPDPLVPAVLKVKVVNELGVGIPNVTVSLSATTGTLSTSSLVTGPDGFTPTFTVTKNTSFNTKISASSNYIVLSPGTIFIHSLNPDVKQKITLAQAKSGNKIDFCEITWDSTSGGNGGGLESSYDLGELLLQRYMKIRSGQTERMLAQTNFMFAPNYLLQDVIPVNGPFNSFAVETTPFDILGISNATSAFACDYKVNSNRVGAVFATTTNPPDVYNHTKATCDRYSKYELIDLKGVNLNSRDFYMAKLLNPRKNVTDYSITFSVYETVTGFIVDNKWTIQEHQVPSGAINVYNFQAWAGTEFSAKEIVTNIISKLNTLKSVSYVGTQIINPEIYIKKASYDNDGKLRFKFSNSTTVAKTLPFTVTYRPQQGMPEQTTTININIQPEVSEVVVPFGYLSGANITMNCENGFKDAVFVGGGLYAPFAGPNSVISGFENIVNTTPQFPSGTMAFTGGARIYGYTNDVLYIGRSLDATYEGISLTNFNKIRFEAKGTGVLTVQLEAWANNQYYYPYVNINLTSDYSIHEIPLSSFMVNGAPADLNTVSLVLFKQEVLHNPSMTYSDFSVKGAGIIPNTVGISGVETQVKDFELSQNYPNPFNPVTNINVSIPREGFVTLKVYNMLGQEVAVLLNGNMKPVSNFKVTFDGSKLPTGVYVYKLSSTDGTSLIKKMTLIK, encoded by the coding sequence ATGAAAAAGAGATTTTCGCTTTGCTTATCAGTTTTTTTATTGATGAGTTTTCTCTCAGTCGCTGGATTTTCTGACGACAGGGGAATAACCGAAGTGCATTACACTTCCTTAGGAAATGGGACTAATAATGTTTCATTCTTAAATCCTTATACAAACACTACTCAAAATACTTGGGCTGGTGTGATTCTTGGAAAAATTGATGATGGAGACATATCAGGTTTCTATTGCATTGATATCAGGAATTATATAGGTGGAACTACTGAGATATATAATGATTCAAGTTATTCTAAAGTCTCGATTAATTACATTCTGCTAAACTACATGCCGTATAAACAACACCCGTATTCCGGTGCGCATAGTGATGTAAATATCGAAGCTGCAGCCGTACAGTGCGCAATATGGCATTTTAGCGATAATGTAGATGCAAACACAATTAATAATTCCTCTGTTAAAACAAGAACATTACAGATAATTGCGGATGCAGCAGCTCATCCTGATTTTGGGACTCCTATAAAAAACATTCAGATTGTACCTGTTAACGTCATACCGGATCCGCTGGTTCCAGCAGTCTTAAAAGTTAAAGTGGTCAACGAACTTGGAGTGGGTATTCCTAACGTTACTGTCTCTCTTTCTGCAACTACAGGTACTTTAAGTACTTCTTCTCTCGTTACTGGTCCGGATGGTTTCACTCCAACCTTTACAGTCACGAAAAATACATCTTTTAACACAAAGATTTCCGCAAGTTCGAATTATATAGTACTTTCTCCCGGAACAATTTTTATTCATAGTTTAAATCCAGATGTAAAACAAAAAATTACTCTTGCTCAGGCTAAGAGCGGTAATAAGATTGATTTTTGTGAAATTACATGGGATTCAACCAGCGGTGGTAACGGCGGAGGTCTTGAATCTTCTTACGATCTGGGTGAATTATTGCTTCAAAGATACATGAAAATAAGAAGCGGACAAACAGAGAGAATGCTTGCACAAACTAACTTTATGTTTGCTCCAAATTATTTGCTACAGGATGTAATTCCTGTAAATGGACCGTTTAATTCATTTGCGGTGGAAACAACTCCTTTTGATATTCTTGGTATTTCAAATGCAACTTCCGCTTTTGCATGTGATTATAAAGTTAACTCAAATAGAGTCGGAGCTGTATTCGCAACTACAACAAATCCGCCCGATGTTTACAATCACACTAAAGCAACTTGCGACCGATATTCGAAATATGAATTAATTGACCTCAAAGGTGTGAACCTTAACAGCAGAGATTTCTATATGGCAAAATTGCTTAATCCGAGAAAAAATGTTACGGATTATTCAATAACATTCAGCGTTTATGAAACAGTTACTGGATTTATTGTCGATAACAAATGGACAATTCAAGAGCATCAGGTCCCTTCAGGGGCTATCAATGTCTATAATTTCCAGGCATGGGCTGGTACAGAATTTTCCGCAAAAGAAATCGTTACAAATATTATTTCAAAGCTCAATACTTTGAAATCTGTATCATACGTCGGAACCCAGATAATTAATCCTGAGATATACATAAAGAAAGCAAGTTATGACAACGACGGAAAGTTGAGATTTAAATTTTCCAACAGCACTACTGTAGCTAAAACACTTCCGTTCACTGTAACTTATAGACCTCAGCAGGGCATGCCCGAGCAAACAACAACTATTAATATTAACATTCAACCTGAAGTATCCGAAGTTGTAGTTCCTTTCGGTTATCTTTCAGGAGCAAACATCACAATGAACTGTGAGAACGGATTTAAAGATGCAGTTTTTGTAGGTGGAGGGTTATACGCACCGTTTGCTGGTCCGAATAGCGTTATCAGCGGATTTGAAAATATAGTCAATACAACTCCTCAGTTCCCGTCGGGTACTATGGCATTTACTGGTGGAGCAAGAATTTACGGTTATACAAACGATGTACTCTATATTGGACGGTCTCTTGATGCAACATACGAGGGTATCAGCCTTACTAATTTTAACAAAATTAGATTCGAAGCCAAAGGTACAGGCGTTTTGACTGTTCAGCTGGAAGCTTGGGCTAACAACCAGTATTACTATCCATACGTAAACATAAACCTTACAAGCGACTATTCAATTCATGAAATTCCTCTAAGCAGTTTCATGGTTAATGGTGCACCTGCGGACTTAAACACAGTATCACTCGTATTATTCAAACAGGAAGTTTTACATAATCCTTCTATGACCTATTCCGACTTTTCCGTTAAGGGTGCTGGAATTATTCCGAACACAGTCGGTATTTCTGGTGTTGAAACACAGGTAAAGGATTTTGAACTATCACAAAACTATCCGAATCCGTTCAACCCGGTTACTAACATAAATGTAAGTATTCCGAGAGAAGGTTTTGTCACTCTTAAAGTGTACAACATGCTTGGACAGGAAGTAGCTGTTCTTCTTAATGGAAATATGAAACCCGTTAGTAATTTTAAAGTTACTTTCGACGGCAGTAAACTTCCAACCGGTGTCTATGTTTATAAACTTTCTTCAACAGACGGAACCTCGTTAATTAAGAAAATGACATTAATAAAATAA